Proteins encoded within one genomic window of Bombina bombina isolate aBomBom1 chromosome 1, aBomBom1.pri, whole genome shotgun sequence:
- the HEXIM1 gene encoding protein HEXIM1: MAEVKLQDANMPCKSLEDGISTLNSSEDSGWQQKQKNESPGMDCTSFYDTEERHHSELEKPDIGQVNRANNQQDEEWKELGKKKHRRRPSKKKRRWKPYNKLTWEEKKMLEEKESRRASMLRAEMFAKGQPVAPYNTTQFLMEDHDQEEPDLCPPQRKAISTLMPPNANTSTKGDSSEEDLEEEEDETGSDGMGGHDGAEFLQKDFSETYERYHAESLQDMSKQELIREYMELEKCLSRMEEENNQLRLQVVGNPDSRIRELETEVEKLKEENRLLREKAQCEPVVGNQSSH, encoded by the coding sequence ATGGCTGAAGTAAAGCTGCAAGATGCTAACATGCCTTGTAAAAGTTTGGAAGATGGGATTTCAACTTTAAACAGCAGTGAAGATAGTGGGTGGcaacaaaaacagaaaaatgaGTCCCCAGGAATGGATTGCACCTCATTTTATGACACAGAGGAAAGGCACCATAGTGAGTTAGAGAAACCTGATATTGGGCAGGTGAACAGAGCCAATAACCAACAAGATGAGGAGTGGAAAGAGCTGGGAAAGAAAAAACATCGCCGTCGTCCTTCTAAGAAGAAGAGAAGGTGGAAACCGTACAACAAACTAACCTGGGAAGAGAAGAAGATGCTAGAGGAAAAAGAGTCTAGGAGAGCTTCCATGTTAAGGGCAGAAATGTTTGCTAAAGGACAGCCAGTGGCACCCTACAATACAACACAGTTTTTGATGGAGGACCATGATCAAGAGGAACCAGACTTGTGCCCGCCTCAACGAAAGGCAATTAGCACTCTTATGCCGCCCAATGCCAACACTTCCACCAAAGGTGACAGCAGTGAAGAGGACTTGGAGGAAGAGGAGGATGAGACGGGCAGTGATGGCATGGGTGGCCATGATGGAGCAGAGTTTCTTCAAAAAGACTTCTCTGAAACCTATGAAAGGTACCATGCTGAAAGTTTGCAGGATATGAGCAAACAGGAGCTTATCAGAGAGTATATGGAGCTGGAAAAATGCCTGAGCCGCATGGAGGAAGAGAACAACCAACTGAGACTCCAAGTTGTTGGTAATCCTGACTCCAGGATCAGGGAGCTTGAGACTGAAGTGGAGAAGCTGAAGGAGGAGAATAGGCTATTAAGAGAGAAGGCACAATGTGAACCAGTTGTGGGTAATCAAAGCAGTCACTGA